A genomic window from Chanos chanos chromosome 14, fChaCha1.1, whole genome shotgun sequence includes:
- the emb gene encoding embigin: MAFIKIISVRLLLLVLYVDKMNAENASEIAPDINLQRRSAVLKGQGLVVVEEVEILQATNIELLCNLTDISNMPLNITGYWMKDGEIDLHQDTVQRKNSQYFLNRTVTDLGNYSCIFSYLGKKEMATFILKVPTIKEKRDKPIVSYIGDTVTLSCEIKHEPNTWKWYKVNNTEKVLINATDRPQTFEILPNGNVTKLKMFNLSLEDSGTYICSVEYPKKVSELHMELKVLSFTEPLKPFLAIAAEVIILVLVILLYEHRSHSQESNSTTVTGNGVNFEQISKLTQEDTNGVEEATTRQRKV; encoded by the exons ATGGCATTCATCAAGATCATTTCCGTGCGACTTCTCCTTCTTGTTCTGTATGTGGACAAGATGAATGCAG agaaTGCCTCAGAGATTGCACCAGACATTAATTTACAACGCAGGAGTGCAGTGCTCAAGG GTCAAGGTCTTGTCGTTGTTGAAGAAGTTGAAATCCTGCAAGCCACAAATATAGAACTTTTATGTAATTTGACTGACATATCAAATATGCCCCTAAATATCACTGGCTATTGGATGAAAGATGGAGAAATTGATCTCCATCAGGATACTGTACAAAGAAAAAATTCACAGTATTTCCTTAACAGGAC TGTGACAGACCTTGGGAATTACTCTTGTATCTTCAGctatttggggaaaaaagaaatggctacatttattttaaaag TCCCtaccataaaagaaaaaagagataaaCCGATTGTGAGTTATATTGGGGACACAGTTACACTGAGCTGTGAAATCAAGCATGAGCCAAACACCTGGAAATGGTACAAAgttaacaacacagagaag gTATTGATCAATGCCACTGATCGGCCGCAGACCTTCGAAATCCTCCCGAATGGAAATGTCACcaaactgaaaatgttcaaTCTAAGTCTGGAAGACTCAGGCACATACATCTGCAGTGTAGAGTACCCTAAGAAAGTCAGTGAGTTACACATGGAGTTAAAAGTCTTGTCATTCACGGAACCTCTGAAGCCTTTCCTAGCCATAGCTGCAGAGGTGATCATCCTGGTGCTTGTAATTCTGCTCTATGAGCATCGGAGCCACAGCCAAGAAAGCAACTCCACAACTGTAACAG GAAATGGGGTGAACTTTGAGCAAATCAGTAAACT CACCCAGGAAGACACCAATGGAGTGGAGGAGGCGACAACGAGACAAAGGAAAGTGTAG
- the mrps30 gene encoding large ribosomal subunit protein mL65 produces the protein MAVRARVSFQGFLYTQSPFIRFSRNVHAESPQPDAVYPPILPSRTAKSHAAKSRRIVEFFDRLRAASVEDKIRALTCVQRKKYVIYPQTFALNADQWYQHFTKTAYLPGLPEKLSSTTEAETESANAEQSTSLVTDDPSLSDVRSLVCNAILQEHWYKKKSRTILYKEQQQVVAPFLTNVVSGVTNILAKQNPLLRTSSLDFDPQVNFYWLRGQRTIPRGHRSGRVEPVRFQIDDRPHSQIRVLNQLPEYVPLEAEISAEVPVIRYSPDVLPAFRRQYDNNIFTGAKIADPCQYGHTQFHFVPDKFRRDKMGKKKLSDQVEVYLRANGIASLFAWTGAQAMYQGFWSQEDLTRPFVSQAVITDGQYFSFFCYQLNTLALTSQCEADNTRKNLCWGTESMRLYESITDSNVIGLNDDVLRLLVQFLLNKP, from the exons ATGGCGGTCCGTGCAAGGGTGTCCTTTCAAGGCTTTCTTTACACACAAAGTCCCTTTATTAGATTCAGCAGAAATGTCCACGCTGAGTCACCACAGCCCGACGCTGTCTATCCTCCTATTCTGCCATCAAGGACTGCCAAAAGTCACGCTGCGAAAAGTAGGAGAATTGTCGAATTCTTCGACCGGTTACGGGCGGCCAGCGTAGAGGATAAAATCAGAGCCCTCACGTGTGTGCAGCGGAAGAAATACGTGATCTATCCTCAGACCTTTGCTTTAAATGCTGATCAGTGGTACCAGCATTTCACCAAAACAGCATATCTTCCTGGCCTGCCAGAAAAGCTTTCTAGTACAACTGAGGCTGAAACAGAATCGGCGAACGCGGAACAGTCAACATCTCTAGTCACTGATGACCCGTCGCTCTCCGATGTTCGTTCTTTGGTGTGCAATGCGATTCTGCAAGAACACTGGTACAAGAAGAAAAGCCGCACGATTTTATATAAAGAGCAGCAACAAGTTGTTGCACCGTTTTTGACAAATGTAGTGTCAGGTGTCACCAATATATTAGCCAAACAAAACCCCCTGCTTCGCACGTCTAGCCTAG ATTTTGACCCTCAAGTCAACTTCTACTGGTTAAGAGGGCAGAGGACCATTCCAAGGGGACACCGGAGTGGGCGAGTCGAGCCAGTCAGATTCCAGATTGATGACAGGCCTCACAGCCAGATAAGGGTCTTGAACCAGCTCCCTGAG TATGTTCCTCTTGAGGCAGAAATCTCGGCAGAGGTTCCGGTCATCCGTTATTCTCCTGACGTGCTGCCTGCTTTCAGGAGGCAGTATGATAATAACATcttcacag GAGCTAAAATTGCTGACCCTTGTCAGTATGGTCACACCCAGTTCCATTTTGTCCCTGACAAGTTTCGTCGGGACAAAATGGGCAAAAAGAAGCTGAGTGACCAAGTGGAAGTGTACCTGAGAGCGAATGGCATTGCCAGTCTCTTCGCATGGACAGGAGCACAGGCCATGTATCAAG GTTTCTGGAGTCAAGAGGATCTGACAAGGCCTTTTGTATCCCAGGCTGtcatcactgatggacagtactTCTCCTTCTTCTGCTATCAGCTCAACACTCTTGCTTTGACCTCCCAGTGTGAAGCTGACAACACTAGGAAGAATCTGTGCTGGGGTACAGAAAGCATGCGACTGTATGAGAGCATCACAGACAGCAATGTCATTGGATTGAATGATGATGTTCTGAGGCTTCTAGTTCAGTTTCTTTTGAATAAGCCATAA
- the hint2 gene encoding histidine triad nucleotide-binding protein 2, mitochondrial isoform X1, whose protein sequence is MTCRSVLRVGHLITRLQNCYPLRSAVFVKACVFFCLVQSLCTQNDEVRLAAEASKKYGNPAPTIFSKVIDRTIPADIIYEDDKCLAFRDISPQAPVHFLVIPKTPIPRISEAHDEDAPLLGHLLVVAKNVAKTEGLSEGYRVVINDGKNGAQSVYHLHIHVLGGRQMRWPPG, encoded by the exons ATGACTTGTCGAAGTGTTTTAAGAGTAGGACACTTGATTACCCGTTTGCAAAATTGTTATCCCTTGCgttctgctgtttttgtcaAG gcttgtgtatttttctgtttggttcagAGTCTCTGCACACAAAATGACGAGGTGCGATTAGCTGCGGAGGCTAGCAAAAAATACGGAAACCCCGCACCGACTATTTTTTCTAAAGTGATTGACCGAACCATTCCCGCAGATATAATTTACGAGGATGACAAG TGTTTAGCATTTAGGGACATCAGTCCACAAGCTCCTGTGCACTTTTTGGTCATTCCAAAGACTCCAATTCCAAGAATCAGTGAAGCCCATGACGAAGATGCACCG CTCTTGGGTCATCTCTTGGTGGTTGCAAAAAATGTGGCGAAAACAGAAGGCCTGAGTGAAGGGTACAGAGTTG TTATCAATGATGGTAAGAATGGGGCGCAGTCTGTGTACCACCTGCACATCCATGTTCTGGGAGGTCGACAGATGAGATGGCCCCCAGGATAG
- the hint2 gene encoding histidine triad nucleotide-binding protein 2, mitochondrial isoform X2 → MTCRSVLRVGHLITRLQNCYPLRSAVFVKSLCTQNDEVRLAAEASKKYGNPAPTIFSKVIDRTIPADIIYEDDKCLAFRDISPQAPVHFLVIPKTPIPRISEAHDEDAPLLGHLLVVAKNVAKTEGLSEGYRVVINDGKNGAQSVYHLHIHVLGGRQMRWPPG, encoded by the exons ATGACTTGTCGAAGTGTTTTAAGAGTAGGACACTTGATTACCCGTTTGCAAAATTGTTATCCCTTGCgttctgctgtttttgtcaAG AGTCTCTGCACACAAAATGACGAGGTGCGATTAGCTGCGGAGGCTAGCAAAAAATACGGAAACCCCGCACCGACTATTTTTTCTAAAGTGATTGACCGAACCATTCCCGCAGATATAATTTACGAGGATGACAAG TGTTTAGCATTTAGGGACATCAGTCCACAAGCTCCTGTGCACTTTTTGGTCATTCCAAAGACTCCAATTCCAAGAATCAGTGAAGCCCATGACGAAGATGCACCG CTCTTGGGTCATCTCTTGGTGGTTGCAAAAAATGTGGCGAAAACAGAAGGCCTGAGTGAAGGGTACAGAGTTG TTATCAATGATGGTAAGAATGGGGCGCAGTCTGTGTACCACCTGCACATCCATGTTCTGGGAGGTCGACAGATGAGATGGCCCCCAGGATAG
- the LOC115828111 gene encoding long-chain-fatty-acid--CoA ligase ACSBG2 — translation MSVSDLGQRKDTNAVHDAEGSVNVASTVKDAPVHLEKHNPSALQNSSIQQNGHCLNVDSNGETENILNGGDRGERHMKKPIKTAASETPTLVPERTPEPKDPPASAIRKDDETLRLEAASEAVLAPAEHLWCTARDKAVKLRISESGPGSEPPITIHQMFQQTVDKFGDHPALRWKINGSWTALTYREYYQQCRAAAKSFLKLGLERFHGVGILGFNSPEWFIADIGCIMAGGLATGIYTTNSPEACQYVAENCEANVLVVENNKQLIKILQIKDQLPLLKAIVQYKGDLDQKLPDVYTWKEFMQLGVDIPDSDLDALINSQRANECCTLIYTSGTTGNPKGVMLSHDNITWIANAAGTLTKLKMADEAIVSYLPLSHVAAQVNDMWICMKFAGTTNFAEPDALKGSLANTLREVRPTSFLGVPRVWEKMQEAMKAIGAKSSGMKKRVADWAKGIGLQASYSAMNGTHAVPWGFMLANSLVFKKVREALGLDRCKACYTGAAPVTKDTLEYFMSLYIPVYELYGMSESTGPHTISWAEAYHIMSCGKVVPGCKTKLDKPDQDGNGEICFWGRHVFMGYLNMPEKTKEALDEEGWLHSGDLGKHDENDFLYITGRIKELIITAGGENIPPVPIEDAVKEEVSIISNAMLVGDKRKFLSMLLTLKCNVDENGEPTDELTPLAAEFCKQHGVNASKVSEIVNTKDTVIYKVIQEGIDRVNTKATSNAQRVQKWTILPRDFSISGGELGPTMKLKRPVVAKMYKEEIDKFYTE, via the exons ATGTCTGTGAGTGATTTGGGGCAAAGAAAAGATACAAATGCAGTTCATGATGCTGAAGG TTCTGTAAATGTTGCTTCCACCGTGAAAGATGCTCCAGTGCACCTTGAAAAACACAATCCATCAGCACTCCAAAACTCCAGCATACaacaaaatggtcattgtttaAATGTTGATAGCAAtggtgaaacagaaaacattctgaatggaggagacaggggagaaaGGCACATGAAAAAACCAATTAAAACAGCAGCATCTGAGACTCCCACACTTGTGCCAGAAAGAACACCGGAGCCAAAGGATCCCCCTGCATCAGCAATCAGAAAAG ATGATGAAACACTTCGGCTGGAAGCTGCCTCGGAAGCTGTCCTTGCACCAGCTGAACATCTGTGGTGCACAGCCAGAGACAAAGCTGTCAAGTTAAGGATATCTGAGTCAGGTCCTGGTTCTGAACCCCCAATAACCATTCACCAGATGTTCCAGCAGACTGTAGACAAATTTGGGGACCACCCTGCCCTGCGTTGGAAGATAAATGGCTCCTGGACAGCTCTGACTTATAGAGAATATTATCAGCAATGCAGGGCTGCTGCAAAGAGCTTTCTCAAG TTGGGGTTAGAGCGTTTCCATGGTGTTGGGATTCTTGGCTTTAATTCTCCAGAGTGGTTCATTGCAGATATTGGATGCATCATGGCAGG TGGCCTGGCGACTGGAATCTATACCACCAACTCCCCAGAAGCATGCCAGTATGTGGCAGAGAACTGTGAAGCTAATGTTCTAGTGGtggaaaataacaaacaactgATCAAGATTCTACAG ATTAAAGACCAGTTACCCCTTTTGAAGGCCATCGTTCAATACAAGGGTGACCTTGATCAAAAGTTGCCTGATGTGTATACG TGGAAAGAATTTATGCAGCTTGGAGTGGATATACCTGACTCAGACTTGGATGCACTGATTAACAGTCAGAGAGCAAACGAGTGTTGCACTCTTATTTATACCTCGGGGACCACAGGGAATCCCAAAGGGGTCATGCTGAGTCATGATAAT ATAACCTGGATAGCCAACGCAGCTGGTACATTGACGAAGTTAAAGATGGCAGACGAAGCAATTGTAAGCTACTTGCCCCTCAGTCACGTGGCAGCTCAAGTCAACGACATGTGGATTTGTATGAAGTTTGCTGGGACAACAAATTTTGCAGAACCAGATGCTCTAAAG GGGTCTTTAGCTAACACCTTGCGTGAAGTCCGACCCACAAGCTTTCTTGGAGTCCCGCGAGTGTGGGAGAAAATGCAGGAGGCAATGAAGGCCATTGGAGCAAAGTCATCTGGTATGAAGAAGAGAGTGGCAGACTGGGCTAAAGGCATTGGACTTCAGGCTAGTTACAGTGCCATGAATGG CACCCATGCAGTGCCTTGGGGCTTCATGTTGGCTAATAGCCTGGTTTTCAAGAAAGTCCGTGAGGCTCTGGGCTTGGACCGCTGCAAGGCCTGTTACACAGGTGCTGCTCCTGTCACCAAGGATACACTGGAGTATTTTATGAGTCTCTACATCCCTGTGTATGAGCTATATGGAATGAGTGAGAGCACTGGACCCCATACTATCTCCTGGGCAGAAGCCTACCACATCATGAG CTGTGGTAAGGTGGTACCTGGCTGCAAAACAAAGTTGGACAAGCCAGACCAAGATGGAAACGGGGAAATCTGTTTCTGGGGTCGTCATGTCTTCATGGGGTACCTCAACATGCCTGAAAAAACCAAGGAGGCTTTGGATGAAGAAGGTTGGCTACACTCTGGTGATTTGGGCAAACATGACGAAAATGACTTCCTTTACATAACAGGGCGGATAAAAG agcTTATTATTACAGCGGGAGGGGAGAACATTCCTCCAGTACCTATTGAAGATGCGGTAAAAGAGGAAGTGTCTATCATCAGCAATGCTATGCTGGTTGGAGACAAGAGGAAATTCCTCTCAATGCTTCTCACACTGAAA TGCAATGTTGATGAGAATGGGGAACCAACTGATGAGCTAACTCCACTAGCAGCTGAGTTCTGCAAACAGCATGGTGTCAATGCCAGCAAAGTCTCAGAGATTGTTAACACTAAAGACACAGTCATTTATAAAGTCATCCAGGAAGGCATAGACAGAGTCAATACCAAGGCCACATCCAATGCTCAGAGGGTCCAAAAGTGGACCATCTTGCCACGAGACTTCTCCATTTCTGGGGGAGAGCTTG GTCCAACTATGAAGCTCAAGAGGCCGGTGGTTGCAAAGATGTACAAAGAAGAAATCGACAAGTTTTACACAGAATAA
- the LOC115828094 gene encoding flavin reductase (NADPH)-like: protein MKIAVLGATGRTGQYLVKQALLKGHTVTAIVRSPAKLTVVHEKLKVTEGDVFCKDSLEHHLKGQDAVISCLGFSPTPLSGVNGYTRSMRTTIRAMQQVGVNRIITMTSWYTDPKSLMKTSFVFRLFLITMIQSVLSNMYEMEHFLKKTKDINWTVVRPPGLRNEAATVREFLTYEGYFVPDSNGQPIGRHAVARGDVARFMLSLLDKNDWIKKGVAITTK from the exons ATGAAGATTGCCGTTCTCGGAGCCACCGGGCGAACAGGACAGTATTTGGTAAAACAAGCTCTTCTTAAAGGACACACTGTCACAGCAATTGTAAGGAGTCCGGCAAAGCTGACAGTTGTGCACGAGAAACTCAAG GTAACTGAGGGTGATGTTTTCTGTAAGGACAGTCTAGAACATCACCTCAAAGGGCAAGATGCGGTTATTTCCTGCCTTGGGTTCTCACCGACACCTCTCTCTGGTGTTAACGGATACACACGTTCGATGAGGACCACAATCAGAGCTATGCAGCAAGTTGGCGTGAATCGAATAATTACCATGACATCTTGGTACACTGACC ccAAATCATTGATGAAGACTTCATTTGTTTTCCGGTTGTTCCTTATCACAATGATTCAGAGTGTGTTAAGCAACATGTATGAGATGGAGCACTTTCTAAAGAAGACTAAAGATATTAACTGGACTGTTGTCAGACCTCCAGGTCTCAGGAATGAGGCAGCAACAG tgAGAGAGTTCCTGACTTATGAAGGATACTTTGTTCCTGATTCAAATGGACAACCTATAGGGCGGCACGCAGTTGCTAGAGGCGACGTGGCTCGCTTCATGTTATCACTTCTTGACAAAAATGACTGGATTAAAAAAGGTGTTGCCATCACAACCAAATAA
- the LOC115827690 gene encoding uncharacterized protein At2g34460, chloroplastic — MRIAVLGATGQTGQQLVNQALQQGHTVTAVVRNPGKLTVTHEKLKVVEGDIFSTDSLTSHFKDQDAVMSCLGFSPSFYGVTGYTLSMRAALNAMREARVNRIITMTSWYTDPDSGSKASFAIRYLLLPMIRSVLTNMYEMENYLKKSEDINWTVARPPGLRNAPATDKEILTHEGYYVPDASGLPMRESITRGDVARFMLSLLDSNAWMKKAVAIITK, encoded by the exons ATGAGGATTGCCGTGCTCGGAGCCACCGGACAGACGGGGCAGCAACTAGTTAACCAAGCTCTTCAGCAAGGGCACACTGTCACAGCCGTCGTGCGGAACCCAGGAAAACTGACTGTAACACACGAAAAACTTAAG GTTGTTGAGGGAGACATTTTTTCAACTGACAGCTTGACATCTCACTTCAAGGACCAGGATGCTGTGATGTCCTGTCTTGGGTTTTCACCATCTTTTTATGGAGTCACCGGATACACTTTGTCCATGAGGGCTGCGCTCAATGCAATGCGAGAGGCTAGAGTGAATCGAATCATCACCATGACATCCTGGTACACTGATC CTGATTCGGGTTCAAAGGCTTCATTTGCCATCCGCTATCTCCTCCTTCCAATGATTCGCAGTGTTCTCACCAACATGTACGAGATGGAGAACTATCTGAAGAAGTCTGAGGACATCAACTGGACTGTTGCACGTCCTCCTGGTCTTCGAAATGCACCAGCGACCG ATAAAGAGATCCTCACTCACGAGGGTTACTATGTCCCTGATGCCAGTGGTTTGCCTATGAGAGAGTCCATAACAAGAGGTGATGTAGCTCGCTTCATGCTATCCCTGCTCGACAGTAATGCCTGGATGAAAAAAGCAGTTGCCATCATaaccaaatga